A genomic window from Gemmatimonadaceae bacterium includes:
- the tadA gene encoding tRNA adenosine(34) deaminase TadA yields MGLALAEAEKAARTGEVPVGAVLVHNGQVMARAGNAMVASKDATQHAELRVLKAAAYAIGDTRLTSATLYVTLEPCAMCAGAILHTRLARVVFGAWDEKAGMVGSIHDLLRHPKLNHRPEVQGGVREEDAARLLTEFFRARRGD; encoded by the coding sequence ATGGGCCTCGCGCTCGCCGAGGCTGAGAAGGCCGCGCGCACGGGAGAAGTCCCGGTGGGCGCGGTGCTCGTGCACAACGGTCAGGTGATGGCTCGCGCCGGCAACGCGATGGTGGCGAGCAAGGACGCGACCCAGCACGCCGAGCTGCGTGTGCTCAAGGCGGCGGCCTACGCCATCGGCGACACGCGACTCACCTCGGCCACGCTGTACGTGACGCTGGAGCCCTGTGCGATGTGCGCCGGCGCCATCCTGCACACGCGGCTGGCGCGCGTGGTTTTCGGCGCGTGGGACGAGAAGGCGGGGATGGTCGGGTCCATCCACGACCTGCTGCGACATCCGAAGCTCAACCATCGGCCGGAAGTACAGGGCGGGGTACGGGAGGAGGATGCGGCACGGCTGTTGACAGAGTTCTTCCGGGCCAGGCGAGGGGACTAG